In Halosegnis marinus, one genomic interval encodes:
- a CDS encoding acyl-CoA dehydrogenase — protein sequence MDLSLTPEQKQIKEMVAEFVDEEVVPRAAEIDKEDEFPADLVGELADLGLMGMPFPEEYGGAGLDYHAYPMALEEISRGSGGLGTIVAAHISLAGNMVYEFGSEAQKEEYLTPLAEGSDIGAFALSEPQAGSDVPAMGTTAEKDGDGYRVDGNKLWISNGSVADTVTLFAKTDPEAGNKGISSFIVRPEEDDGFIVEGTEDKLGDKGCPTAELRFDDMWIPEERLLDEEGAGFVHALKTLNGGRITIAARSVGIAQAALDEATAYAQDREQFGNPISEFQAIQHKLADMDTKTRAARLLMHDAADRKMRGENYVKEAAQAKLRASEVSREVANEGIQIHGGYGYTKDFPAERFYRDAKLNEIYEGTSEVLRNTIANELLA from the coding sequence ATGGACCTGAGCCTCACGCCCGAACAGAAACAGATCAAGGAGATGGTCGCGGAGTTCGTGGACGAGGAGGTCGTCCCCCGCGCCGCGGAGATCGACAAGGAGGACGAGTTCCCGGCCGACCTCGTGGGCGAACTCGCCGACCTCGGCCTGATGGGGATGCCGTTCCCGGAGGAGTACGGCGGCGCGGGGCTCGACTACCACGCCTACCCGATGGCGTTAGAGGAGATAAGCCGCGGGTCGGGCGGCCTCGGCACCATCGTCGCCGCGCACATCTCGCTGGCGGGCAACATGGTGTACGAGTTCGGGAGCGAGGCCCAGAAGGAGGAGTACCTCACCCCGCTCGCCGAGGGGAGCGACATCGGCGCGTTCGCGCTCTCGGAGCCGCAGGCCGGCTCCGACGTGCCGGCGATGGGGACGACCGCCGAGAAGGACGGCGACGGCTACCGTGTTGACGGGAACAAGCTCTGGATATCGAACGGCTCCGTCGCGGACACCGTGACGCTGTTCGCCAAGACCGACCCCGAGGCCGGCAACAAGGGCATCTCCTCGTTCATCGTCCGTCCGGAGGAGGACGACGGCTTCATCGTGGAGGGGACGGAGGACAAGCTCGGCGACAAGGGCTGTCCCACCGCCGAACTCCGCTTCGACGACATGTGGATCCCGGAGGAGCGCCTGCTCGACGAGGAGGGCGCGGGCTTCGTCCACGCGCTGAAGACGCTCAACGGCGGGCGCATCACCATCGCGGCCCGCTCGGTCGGCATCGCGCAGGCCGCGCTCGACGAGGCGACGGCGTACGCACAGGACCGCGAGCAGTTCGGCAACCCCATCTCGGAGTTCCAGGCCATCCAGCACAAGCTGGCGGACATGGACACGAAGACGCGGGCGGCCCGCCTGCTGATGCACGACGCCGCCGACCGGAAGATGCGCGGCGAGAACTACGTCAAGGAGGCCGCGCAGGCGAAGCTCCGCGCCTCGGAGGTCTCCCGCGAGGTGGCGAACGAGGGCATCCAGATCCACGGCGGCTACGGCTACACGAAGGACTTCCCCGCCGAGCGGTTCTACCGCGACGCGAAGCTCAACGAGATATACGAGGGGACCAGCGAGGTGCTGCGCAACACCATCGCGAACGAGCTACTCGCCTGA
- a CDS encoding acyl-CoA carboxylase subunit beta, giving the protein MDVTIGADATEEEASAIASALSEHTDDDEIRVFVGDSDEPVLVREVDLTAPIEDDLGPTEREERLREEIADIEAGGPSKYKERLSEQGKLFVRDRLDLWFGDDVHFEDGKFAHFDAWHGNSPEVEEAEESDRVPADGLLTGAAEFEGRDLHFMANDFTVKAGSMAGRGVEKFLRMQQRALKTGKPVLYLMDSSGGRIDQQTGFFANREGIGKYYYNHSMLSGRVPQICVLYGPCIAGAAYTPVFADFTVMVEGMSAMAIASPRMVKMVTGEDIDMQDLGGPEIHAKYSSSADLVARDEEHARELVSQLVTYLPDNSDEDPPMSKPKAPRKDPKGIDAVVPEAPNEPYDMERVIERVVDHGSYFELQPEFGKEIITAFARVDGRPVGIVANQPNERAGAIFPDAAEKAAGFVWKCDAYDIPLLYLCDTPGFMAGSSVEKEGILEKGKKMIYATSEATVPKQSVIVRKAYGAGIYAMSGPAYDPEATLGLPSGEIGIMGPEAAINAVYANKLNDIDDPEERAETEERLREEYRRDIDVHRMASEVVIDEIIPPSELREELAARFAFYEDVEKDRPSKKHGTVF; this is encoded by the coding sequence ATGGACGTCACTATCGGGGCCGACGCGACCGAGGAGGAGGCCTCGGCCATCGCCAGCGCGCTGTCGGAACACACCGACGACGACGAGATACGCGTCTTCGTCGGGGACAGCGACGAGCCCGTCCTCGTGCGCGAGGTGGACCTCACCGCGCCCATCGAGGACGACCTCGGGCCGACGGAGCGCGAGGAACGGCTCCGCGAGGAGATCGCCGACATCGAGGCGGGCGGCCCGTCGAAGTACAAGGAGCGCCTGTCGGAACAGGGGAAGCTGTTCGTCCGCGACCGGCTGGACCTGTGGTTCGGCGACGACGTCCACTTCGAGGACGGGAAGTTCGCCCACTTCGACGCGTGGCACGGGAACAGTCCCGAGGTCGAGGAGGCCGAGGAGTCCGACCGCGTGCCGGCCGACGGCCTGCTCACGGGCGCGGCGGAGTTCGAGGGGCGCGACCTCCACTTCATGGCGAACGACTTCACGGTGAAGGCCGGGTCGATGGCCGGCCGCGGCGTCGAGAAGTTCCTCCGGATGCAACAGCGCGCGCTCAAGACGGGCAAGCCGGTCCTCTACCTGATGGACTCCTCGGGCGGGCGCATCGACCAGCAGACGGGCTTCTTCGCCAATAGGGAAGGAATCGGGAAGTACTACTACAACCACTCGATGCTCTCCGGGCGCGTCCCGCAGATATGCGTCCTCTACGGGCCGTGTATCGCCGGCGCGGCGTACACCCCGGTGTTCGCCGACTTCACCGTCATGGTCGAGGGGATGAGCGCGATGGCCATCGCCTCCCCGCGGATGGTGAAGATGGTCACGGGCGAGGACATCGACATGCAGGACCTCGGCGGCCCGGAGATACACGCGAAGTACTCCTCCAGCGCGGACCTCGTGGCCCGAGACGAGGAGCACGCTCGCGAACTCGTCTCCCAGCTCGTCACCTACCTGCCGGACAACAGCGACGAGGACCCGCCGATGTCGAAGCCGAAGGCCCCGCGCAAGGACCCGAAGGGCATCGACGCCGTCGTCCCCGAGGCCCCGAACGAGCCGTACGACATGGAGCGGGTCATCGAGCGCGTGGTCGACCACGGCTCGTACTTCGAGCTCCAGCCGGAGTTCGGCAAGGAGATCATCACCGCGTTCGCCCGCGTGGACGGCCGCCCGGTCGGCATCGTGGCGAACCAGCCGAACGAGCGCGCGGGCGCCATCTTCCCCGACGCCGCGGAGAAGGCCGCCGGCTTCGTCTGGAAGTGCGACGCCTACGACATCCCGCTCCTCTACCTCTGTGACACGCCCGGCTTCATGGCCGGGTCGTCGGTGGAGAAGGAGGGTATCCTGGAGAAGGGGAAGAAGATGATCTACGCCACCTCCGAGGCCACCGTCCCCAAGCAGTCCGTCATCGTCCGGAAGGCGTACGGTGCGGGCATCTACGCCATGTCGGGGCCGGCCTACGACCCGGAAGCCACCCTCGGCCTCCCGTCCGGGGAAATCGGCATCATGGGTCCCGAAGCCGCCATCAACGCCGTGTACGCGAACAAGCTGAACGACATCGACGACCCCGAGGAGCGCGCCGAGACGGAGGAGCGCCTGCGCGAGGAGTACCGCCGCGACATCGACGTCCACCGGATGGCGAGCGAGGTCGTCATCGACGAGATAATCCCGCCGTCCGAACTCCGCGAGGAACTCGCGGCGCGGTTCGCGTTCTACGAGGACGTCGAGAAGGACCGTCCCTCGAAGAAACACGGCACCGTCTTCTAG
- a CDS encoding MaoC family dehydratase, which yields MSGLYYEEFHVGETIEHPRRRTVSERDNQTFCDMTMNQQPLHLDADFAADTDFGERLVNGLYTMSLAVGMTIPETTDGTIVANLSYDAVEHPNPVFHGDTLYARTTVTDKRETSDGERGVVEMHVEAFKVDEGGDGPNGDTLVCSFDRTALSLKQPA from the coding sequence ATGTCCGGACTCTACTACGAGGAGTTCCACGTCGGCGAGACCATCGAGCACCCGCGCCGGCGGACCGTCTCGGAGCGGGACAACCAGACGTTCTGCGACATGACGATGAACCAACAGCCGCTCCACCTCGACGCCGACTTCGCGGCGGACACCGACTTCGGCGAGCGGCTGGTGAACGGGCTCTACACGATGTCGCTCGCCGTCGGCATGACCATCCCCGAGACGACGGACGGCACCATCGTCGCGAACCTCTCGTACGACGCCGTCGAGCACCCGAACCCCGTCTTCCACGGCGACACCCTCTACGCGCGGACGACGGTGACGGACAAGCGCGAGACGAGCGACGGGGAGCGGGGCGTCGTCGAGATGCACGTCGAGGCGTTCAAAGTGGACGAGGGCGGCGACGGGCCGAACGGCGACACGCTCGTCTGTTCGTTCGACCGCACCGCGCTGTCGCTGAAACAACCGGCGTAG
- a CDS encoding alpha/beta fold hydrolase, translating into MSTTHRLAAPDGTGLALHAAGAGDTAVVFVHGATFGARPAFDTPDRSWLAAVADAGRAAYALDVRGYGDSDRPAAMDDPPGGDPPVRAPEAAGDLAAALDFVRKRHEVVHLVGYSWGSMIAGVALERGVSVDSVVLYAPVYRPDPERVSAFDPGDPPAPKREATREETRERWDAHFGESEPDDYRDPGAFDAFWETLHEGQGVGPDSIAAPNGTLADLTAAARGERAYDAGAVTAPALVVRGSLDRTATRADALGLYDALGSDDREYAELAGGSHFLAVERRRGALFDRVAAFHDRVEP; encoded by the coding sequence ATGTCCACGACCCATCGGCTCGCGGCACCCGACGGTACCGGCCTCGCGCTCCACGCCGCGGGCGCGGGCGACACCGCCGTCGTGTTCGTCCACGGCGCGACGTTCGGCGCGCGCCCGGCGTTCGACACCCCCGACCGCTCGTGGCTCGCCGCGGTCGCGGACGCGGGTCGCGCGGCCTACGCGCTCGACGTGCGTGGGTACGGCGACAGCGACCGGCCCGCCGCGATGGACGACCCGCCCGGCGGCGACCCCCCGGTACGCGCCCCGGAGGCGGCCGGCGACCTCGCGGCCGCGCTCGACTTCGTGCGGAAGCGCCACGAGGTCGTCCACCTCGTCGGTTACTCGTGGGGGTCGATGATAGCCGGCGTCGCGCTCGAACGCGGCGTGTCGGTCGATTCCGTGGTCCTCTACGCACCCGTGTACCGACCCGACCCGGAACGCGTCTCGGCCTTCGACCCCGGCGACCCGCCGGCCCCGAAGCGGGAGGCGACGCGCGAGGAAACCCGCGAGCGGTGGGACGCGCACTTCGGGGAATCGGAACCGGACGACTACCGGGACCCCGGCGCGTTCGACGCGTTCTGGGAGACGCTCCACGAGGGACAGGGCGTCGGCCCGGACAGCATAGCGGCCCCGAACGGCACGCTCGCGGACCTGACCGCCGCGGCGCGGGGCGAGCGCGCCTACGACGCCGGTGCGGTGACGGCGCCGGCGCTCGTCGTCCGGGGGTCGCTCGACCGCACCGCGACCCGGGCGGACGCGCTCGGCCTCTACGACGCGCTCGGGAGCGACGACCGCGAGTACGCCGAACTCGCGGGCGGGTCGCACTTCCTCGCCGTCGAGCGCCGGCGCGGGGCGCTGTTCGACCGGGTCGCCGCGTTCCACGACCGGGTCGAGCCCTGA
- a CDS encoding class I fructose-bisphosphate aldolase: MRPFDDTPLARDGKVLILAYDHGLEHGPVDFEGLAGSEDPARTFEAATHPAVTSLAVQKGPAEAYYPSYEDDVDLLLKLNGTSNLWMGEPDSAVNCTVDYAHDIGASSVGFTVYGGSNHEIEMVEEFRDAQEAARARDLPVVMWSYPRGQGLKNDTAPDTIAYAARQALELGADVAKVKYPGSREAMEHAVSMAGRTKVVMSGGSKTTDREFLSSVKDVIDAGGAGLAVGRNVWQREDPTRILDALEAVIFDETTVDEALARAE, encoded by the coding sequence ATGCGACCCTTCGACGACACGCCGCTCGCCCGCGACGGCAAGGTACTCATCCTCGCGTACGACCACGGCCTCGAACACGGCCCGGTGGACTTCGAGGGACTGGCCGGGAGCGAGGACCCCGCCCGGACCTTCGAGGCGGCTACCCACCCCGCGGTCACCTCCCTCGCGGTCCAGAAGGGGCCGGCGGAGGCGTACTACCCCTCCTACGAGGACGACGTGGACCTGCTCCTGAAGCTCAACGGCACGTCGAACCTCTGGATGGGCGAACCGGACTCGGCGGTTAACTGCACGGTCGACTACGCCCACGATATCGGCGCGTCGTCGGTCGGGTTCACCGTCTACGGCGGCTCGAACCACGAGATAGAGATGGTCGAGGAGTTCCGCGACGCACAGGAGGCCGCCCGCGCCCGCGACCTCCCCGTCGTGATGTGGTCGTACCCGCGCGGCCAGGGGCTGAAGAACGACACCGCGCCGGACACCATCGCGTACGCGGCGCGACAGGCGCTCGAACTCGGCGCGGACGTGGCGAAGGTGAAGTACCCCGGCTCGCGCGAGGCGATGGAACACGCCGTCTCGATGGCCGGGCGCACGAAGGTCGTCATGTCCGGCGGCTCGAAGACCACCGACCGGGAGTTCCTCTCCTCGGTGAAGGACGTCATCGACGCGGGCGGCGCCGGCCTCGCCGTCGGCCGCAACGTCTGGCAGCGCGAGGACCCGACGCGCATCCTCGACGCGCTCGAAGCCGTCATCTTCGACGAGACGACGGTGGACGAAGCGCTCGCTCGCGCCGAGTAG
- a CDS encoding PH domain-containing protein: protein MSRDWLTLADGETVAWEGSPILTTSLPGVGVGIALVVAGAWLAVVGPAGLAATLGGAALAAAGVAAAVGAYLAVVNTEYVVSDRALYAKSGIVGVRVTEAALSRVQNSAFSQDALGAAFGYGTVTFEIAGGNDVRFRRIDDPKGVRRTVDRATGDEIPGSLDQWRAVLAETRALRRAVESRPR from the coding sequence GTGAGCCGCGACTGGCTGACGCTCGCCGACGGGGAGACGGTGGCGTGGGAGGGAAGCCCCATCCTCACGACGTCGCTCCCCGGCGTCGGGGTCGGCATCGCGCTCGTCGTCGCCGGGGCGTGGCTCGCCGTCGTCGGCCCCGCCGGCCTCGCCGCGACGCTCGGGGGCGCGGCCCTCGCCGCGGCCGGGGTCGCCGCCGCCGTCGGCGCGTACCTCGCCGTCGTGAACACCGAGTACGTCGTCAGCGACCGCGCGCTGTACGCGAAGTCGGGCATCGTCGGGGTTCGTGTCACCGAGGCGGCGCTGTCGCGCGTCCAGAACTCCGCGTTCTCGCAGGACGCGCTCGGCGCCGCCTTCGGCTACGGGACGGTGACCTTCGAGATAGCGGGTGGCAACGACGTGCGCTTCCGGCGCATCGACGACCCGAAGGGGGTGCGCCGGACCGTCGACCGCGCGACGGGCGACGAGATTCCGGGGAGCCTCGACCAGTGGCGCGCGGTGCTCGCGGAGACGCGGGCGCTGCGCCGCGCGGTCGAGTCGCGGCCGCGGTAG
- a CDS encoding PH domain-containing protein, translating into MVSDTEGTFDWLSLDEGEEVVWQGIPHKSSLVPALVVGVPLSLVLVGVAIIAAAYLQRENTEYVVTTDALYRKSGVFSRNVQRVDFGKVQNTTYTQGFFGKQFGYGTVGISTAGGAGVELSFDSVPDPKDVQERINKRVKGDGRDEAGDKEAVLDEILDELRAIRTAMEEEEPPTSGDAS; encoded by the coding sequence ATGGTCTCCGACACCGAGGGAACGTTCGACTGGCTCTCGCTCGACGAGGGCGAGGAGGTCGTCTGGCAGGGAATCCCGCACAAGAGCAGTCTGGTGCCGGCGCTCGTCGTCGGCGTCCCGCTGTCGCTCGTGCTCGTGGGCGTCGCGATAATCGCCGCGGCGTACCTCCAGCGGGAGAACACCGAGTACGTCGTCACCACCGACGCGCTCTACCGCAAGAGCGGCGTGTTCTCGCGGAACGTCCAGCGCGTCGACTTCGGCAAGGTGCAGAACACCACCTACACGCAGGGCTTCTTCGGCAAGCAGTTCGGCTACGGCACCGTCGGCATCTCCACCGCGGGCGGCGCGGGGGTGGAACTCTCTTTCGACTCGGTGCCGGACCCCAAGGACGTCCAGGAGCGCATCAACAAGCGGGTGAAGGGCGACGGCCGCGACGAGGCGGGCGACAAGGAGGCGGTCCTCGACGAGATACTCGACGAACTGCGCGCCATCCGCACGGCGATGGAGGAGGAGGAACCGCCGACGAGCGGGGACGCGTCGTGA
- a CDS encoding DoxX family membrane protein, translated as MTTTRGRVTDAARRTAERAPRPGVFARVGLGGMVLLAGVHKLLDPAAWTLYVVDWLEPFLVVSPTTFMLANGWLEVAFGVALLVDRYTAFAAFVAAVSLSATCLYLAAVWATAGLFGDVLARDVGLAGLAWAVTVGALRR; from the coding sequence ATGACCACGACACGGGGGCGCGTGACGGACGCGGCGCGGCGGACGGCGGAGCGCGCGCCGCGGCCGGGCGTGTTCGCGCGCGTCGGCCTCGGCGGGATGGTACTGCTCGCGGGCGTCCACAAACTGCTCGACCCCGCCGCCTGGACCCTCTACGTCGTGGACTGGCTCGAACCGTTCCTCGTCGTCTCGCCGACGACGTTCATGCTCGCGAACGGCTGGCTCGAGGTCGCGTTCGGCGTCGCCCTGCTCGTGGACCGCTACACCGCGTTCGCGGCGTTCGTCGCGGCCGTCTCGCTCTCGGCGACGTGTCTCTACCTCGCCGCAGTCTGGGCGACAGCGGGGCTGTTCGGGGACGTGCTCGCGCGCGACGTGGGCCTCGCGGGGCTGGCGTGGGCCGTGACGGTGGGCGCGCTCCGCCGCTAG
- a CDS encoding GNAT family N-acetyltransferase, which produces MDLVEATADDLDALAERWYALATAMEGHSDLNELAYADADEVPVDGFRAHLDDDSVTDYLVREDGGTVGFVTLSEGTHPSREYSRYLRVVNLAIDEGHRNRGLGAAVLDRVRELARERGCDHLKVSCEWGNEGARRFYREAGFEPKQVDFATPLE; this is translated from the coding sequence ATGGACCTCGTCGAAGCCACGGCCGACGACCTCGACGCGCTCGCCGAGCGCTGGTACGCGCTCGCGACGGCGATGGAGGGCCACTCCGACCTGAACGAACTGGCCTACGCGGACGCGGACGAGGTGCCGGTCGACGGTTTCCGCGCACACCTCGACGACGACTCGGTTACGGACTACCTCGTCCGCGAGGACGGCGGGACCGTCGGGTTCGTCACGCTCTCGGAGGGCACCCATCCCTCGCGGGAGTACTCGCGGTACCTCCGGGTCGTGAACCTCGCCATCGACGAGGGGCACCGGAACCGGGGCCTCGGTGCGGCGGTGCTGGACCGCGTTCGGGAACTGGCCCGCGAACGGGGCTGTGACCACCTGAAGGTGTCCTGCGAGTGGGGCAACGAGGGCGCGCGCCGGTTCTACCGCGAGGCGGGGTTCGAGCCGAAGCAGGTGGACTTCGCGACGCCGCTGGAGTGA
- a CDS encoding class 1 fructose-bisphosphatase, producing MVGEILDAVARTAPEVRAGLPGRRAYGDEENPSGERRLAADEYADSLLEERLLALDSVGSYASEEQSGVVDDDGEYHVACDPLDGSSNLKSNNAMGTIVGVYDEPLPAGGRSLVASAFVLFGPITTMTVARDGTVTEYLLEDGERTAVTEDLALPDDPVVYGFGGRVPDWPADFAGYVESVEQELKLRYGGAMIADVNQVLTYGGIFAYPALDSAPAGKLRLQFEGNPIAHIVETAGGASSDGERSLLDVEPTDLHQRVPVHVGNESLIDRLEAALS from the coding sequence ATGGTCGGGGAGATACTCGACGCCGTCGCCCGCACCGCGCCCGAGGTCCGCGCCGGCCTGCCGGGGCGGCGCGCCTACGGCGACGAGGAGAACCCCTCCGGCGAGCGCCGCCTCGCGGCCGACGAGTACGCCGACTCCCTCCTCGAGGAACGCCTGCTGGCGCTCGACTCGGTCGGGAGCTACGCCAGCGAGGAGCAGTCGGGGGTCGTCGACGACGACGGGGAGTACCACGTCGCCTGCGACCCGCTCGACGGCTCCTCGAACCTCAAGTCGAACAACGCGATGGGCACTATCGTCGGCGTGTACGACGAACCGCTCCCCGCCGGCGGCCGGAGCCTCGTCGCCAGCGCGTTCGTCCTGTTCGGTCCCATCACGACGATGACCGTCGCCCGCGACGGGACGGTGACCGAATATCTCCTCGAGGACGGCGAGCGCACCGCGGTCACCGAGGACCTCGCGCTCCCCGACGACCCCGTTGTCTACGGCTTCGGCGGGCGCGTCCCGGACTGGCCCGCCGACTTCGCGGGCTACGTCGAGTCCGTCGAGCAGGAGCTGAAACTCCGCTACGGCGGCGCGATGATAGCCGACGTGAACCAGGTGCTCACCTACGGGGGAATCTTCGCCTACCCGGCGCTCGACTCCGCGCCCGCGGGCAAACTCCGGCTCCAGTTCGAGGGGAACCCCATCGCGCACATCGTTGAGACGGCCGGCGGCGCGTCCTCGGACGGCGAGCGGTCGCTCCTCGACGTGGAACCGACGGACCTCCATCAGCGGGTCCCGGTCCACGTCGGGAACGAGTCGCTTATCGACCGGCTCGAAGCCGCGCTGTCGTAG
- a CDS encoding 3-hydroxyacyl-CoA dehydrogenase family protein, whose product MRELDEVERVGVVGAGTMGNGIAQVAAAAGYDVVMRDIETEFVEKGLDAIDDSLSRFVRKEEMTEAEKADALDRIAGTTDLADLGDCDLVVEAAVEKMDIKRDIFADLDEVTDEDVVLATNTSTLSITTIAAATERPDLVVGLHFMNPVPVMKGVEVVTGEHTSDGATELAHGFSEALGKETWESDDKPGFVTNRILMPWINEGVRAFDEGVAAKEDIDRGMTLGTNVPMGPLELADHIGLDICLDASETLHEELGDRYKPAYLLRRKVDAGDLGKKTGRGFYEYE is encoded by the coding sequence ATGCGCGAACTGGACGAGGTAGAGCGGGTGGGCGTCGTCGGCGCGGGCACGATGGGCAACGGCATCGCGCAGGTCGCCGCGGCGGCCGGCTACGACGTGGTGATGCGCGACATCGAGACGGAGTTCGTCGAGAAGGGCCTCGATGCCATCGACGACTCGCTGTCGCGGTTCGTCCGCAAGGAGGAGATGACCGAGGCGGAGAAGGCCGACGCGCTGGACCGCATCGCGGGGACGACGGACCTCGCCGACCTCGGGGACTGCGACCTCGTCGTCGAGGCCGCGGTCGAGAAGATGGACATCAAGCGCGATATCTTCGCGGACCTCGACGAGGTGACGGACGAGGACGTCGTGCTGGCGACGAACACCTCGACGCTCTCCATCACGACCATCGCGGCCGCGACGGAGCGGCCCGACCTCGTCGTCGGCCTCCACTTCATGAACCCCGTGCCCGTGATGAAGGGCGTCGAGGTGGTGACGGGCGAGCACACGAGCGACGGGGCGACCGAGCTCGCACACGGGTTCTCCGAGGCGCTGGGCAAGGAGACGTGGGAGTCCGACGACAAGCCCGGCTTCGTCACCAACCGCATCCTCATGCCGTGGATAAACGAGGGCGTGCGCGCGTTCGACGAGGGCGTCGCCGCGAAGGAGGACATCGACCGCGGGATGACGCTCGGCACGAACGTCCCGATGGGGCCGCTCGAACTCGCCGACCACATCGGCCTCGACATCTGTCTCGACGCCTCCGAGACGCTCCACGAGGAGCTGGGCGACCGCTACAAGCCGGCGTACCTGCTCCGCCGGAAGGTGGACGCGGGCGACCTCGGGAAGAAGACCGGGCGAGGCTTCTACGAGTACGAGTAG